The Micromonospora violae DNA segment GTCGGTGGTCAGCTCGACGACCCGCTCCCAGCTGATCCGACGTTGCCCGGCCAACGCCCGTACGCGCAGCTCCCGCGCGTCGGCGTCGGTGCCGGCCCGCCAGGCCCACACCGCGACGGCGAGCGGGACGAGCAGCACCGGCAGCAGGTAGGCCCGGGCGTTGGCCAGCGGCAGGGCGCCGACGACGGCGATGATCGCGGCCACCAGGATGGCTTGGTTGTACCGGAAGCGGACCGTGTCGGGCTTACTCACCCTCCGATGATCCCACTCCCGGTCGTTTCGACTCGCGGCGGGCGGTGCCAGCAGCATGCGGTACGTCGTACAGTGACACGGGTCGTTGTCTGCCCTGAGTGACCACCAAGTAACCAATCCGGCCGTCCATCGTTGCCAATCGTGGGTAGCGGACCCGCAACGTCCGATGTCCCGCACCGCCGCACCGCCCCCGTGCCCCCTCACGAAGGCGACCGCCGTGCTCCTCGCGTACCCGTTCCGCGTTCTCGTCCCCCGCCGGGCGGCACCGGAGGCCGCCACCTGCCTGGCGGTGGTGCTGCTCCTCCTCGCCGGCGCCGCCGACCTGGTCCCGACCTCGGTGGTGATCGCGCTGGCCGTCGGTGCCGGTGCCACGCTCGCCGGGCTGCGACTCTCCCGGCTGGCCGCCCGGCGCGGCACCGACCCGACACCGCGCGTGGCGGGGGGGCTGCTCGACGCGGCGGTGGTGGCGGCGGGTCTCACCGCCGTCGTGCTGCCCCTGGCCGACCCCGGGCACACCCTCGCCGTGCCGATCGGGTCGCTGGTGGTGGCGGCCCTCTCGACGACAGGTCTGTACCGGCTCCCCGGCCGTTCGCGGCCGGCGGCCTCGGTCCGGCTGCGCTGGCTGGTCGAGTCGACCGGTCCGACCATCGGGCTGGCCCTCGCCGGATGGCTGCTGCTGCCCCGCGACGGTCTGTCCGCCCCGGTTCGGCTGGCCGCCGTGTTGGTGCTCGGCGGGTTGGGCATGGCCGCGGTGAACGCGTTCGCCGGGCCGCGGCGGCGCTCCGCGGCTGCCCTCTGCCGAGGCGGCGTCCTGCTCACCCTGGGCGGGCTGGTGCTGCTGGCCACGGTGCCGTCCGCGGTGGCCGGCCGGGCGGCCCTGCTGGCCGTACCCCCGTTGGTGTTCGGGATGGTGCTGGTCGCGGTCGGCGCGGCGGGTGCGGTGGAGGACGCGGAGCCAGCCGAGCCGGTCGCCGCGGCCTGGCCCCGGTCGGTTCTCCCCGCCGCGGTGCTGCTGCTGGCGTCGGGTCTGCACCTGGGCGCGGGCCGCGCCCCGGATCGGACCAGCGTGCTGTTGGCCCTGGCGGCGGTGCCGCCGCTGGTGCTGCGCGAGCTGCTGGGGGCGGGTGACGCGCCCGCGTCCGTTCGGCGGGCCGCTCATCGCCGCCCGGCTGGGCGGGCGCTGCGGCGTCGCCGGGCGGCCCCGGCAGGCTGGCCGGGCCCGCCCGAGCGACGTTCCGACGCCCTGGAGGGCGTGGCCACCACGGTCGGGGTCGACACCTGGTCCGGTGCGCACAGTCGCGGGTGGTCGGGGCTCACCCCACGGCCCGGCGCGGCGGCGAGCGGCCCACCGGGCGACCGGGCGGCGCTGCTGGACGCGCTCGCCGCGATCGGTGATGTGCCGGCACCGGCCGGCGCGCTGCTGCTGGTGGACCTGCACGGCACCGAGGGGGTCGGCCCGACCGCCCGGGAGGACGTGCTGGCCGAGGCGGTGCACCGGGCCCGCCGGGTCATCGCCCCGGACGACCTGGTCACCGGGTGCACGGCTTCCGGTTTCGCGGTGGTCACCGCGGCCGGGCCGGTGCTGGCGTACGAGCTGGGCACCCGGCTGTTGAGCGCGCTCAACCCGCCGTACCGGCTGGCCGGCGTGATGCTGCGGGTGCAGACGAGCATCGGGTTGGCCGAGGTGAGCGGCACCGGGCCGGCCGACGTGCTCCGGCAGGCCGAGTTGGCCCGTCGACGGGCCGTGCAGCTGGGCCGGGACCGGGTGGAGTGGTACGACGCGTTCCTGGAGGAACAGTTGGTGCGCCGGCTCGACCTGGAACGCGAACTGCCCGGTGCGGTGGCGCGCGGCGAGCTGGATCTCGTCTACCAGCCGGTGGTCGATCTGGCCGACGGGCAGCCGGTCGGCGCGGAGGCGCTGCTGCGGTGGCGCAGCCCGGTGCTCGGCACGGTGTTGCCGGTCGAGCTGCTGCCGGTCGCCGAGGATCTGGACCTGGTCGGTGAGTTGGAGTGGTGGGTGCTGGACCGGGCCTGCCGGCAGTTGTCCGACTGGTCGGTGGGCGTCCGGGAGCTGTGGATGGCGGTCAACGTCACGACCCGGGAGCTGACCACCCCCGACTTCGTCCAGCGGCTCGCCGCCGTGCTGGCCGCGTACGGGGTGCCGCCGGAGCGACTGGTGGTGGAGGTGAGCGAGCCGAGGGTCGCCGGTGACCTGCCGACCGTGGTGGCCCGGTTGGCTGGGCTCCGGTCACTGGGCGTCCGCACCGCGTTGGACGACTTCCGGGCCGAGCACGCCTCGCTGGCTCAGCTCCGCCGGCTGCCGATCGACCTGCTCAAGGTGGGTCCGGAGTTGGTGGGCGCGCGGCCGGACGGGCAGCCGCCGCTGATCGACGTGGTGGTCAACGTGGGCGAGCGGTTGGGCGTCGAGCTCGTCGCCGAGGAGTTGGAGTCGTCGACCCAGGTCGAGGGGGCGCGCCGGGGCGGCTGCCGGTACGGGCAGGGGTTCGCACTGGCCCGCCCGGCGACGGCCGAACGGGTCGAGGCGTACTTCGAGGAGTTCCCGTCAGCATCCCGCTGAACCGGTTCATCTCCCTCGGGGCGGTGCGGTGCTCCCACGCGGCGTGAGGTGCGCCGTCTCGTCCTGCACCCGGCCGGCCGGCTGCCCGGCGACGACGGTGAGCAGTTGCCGGGCGGCGTGCGCGCCGTACGCCGGGATGTCCCGGCCCAGCGCGGTCAGCGGCGGGTGCACCAGGCGGCACAGCGGCGAGTCGTCCCAGGCCACGATGGACAGATCGCCGGGCACGGTCAGGCCCATCTCCTGGGCGACGGAGAGCCCGGCGACGGCCATCACGTCGTTGTCGTAGATGACCGCGGTGGGCCGGTTGGCCGAGCTGAGCAACCGGCGGGTGGCCCGACCACCCTCCTCGCCGGTGTAGTCGGACCAGACGGTGACGGCGTCGACCAGGCCGAGCCGGTCGCGGACCGCCGCGAACGCGTCGGAGCGGATCTCGGTATGCCGCAGGTCGGGCAGGCCGGCGACCCGGGCGATCCGCCGGTGCCCGAGCGCGACCAGGTACTCCACCGTCTCGGTCAGCGCGGCGGCGTCGTCGGCCCAGATGCTCGCCAGCTCGCCGGTGCCGCCGGGGCCACCGATCACCACCGCCGGTAGGCGCAGCTGTTCGAGTGCGGGGATGCGACGGTCGTCGGTGCGCAGGTCGCAGACGAGCACCCCGTCCACCCGTCGTTCGCCCCACCACCGCCGGTAGACCGCGATCTCGGCGTCGTGGTCGGCCACCACCTGCAAGGTCAGCGCGTACGAGCGGGCGGAGAGTTCGGCCTCGACGCCACTGATCAGCGCCATGAAGAACGGCTCGACGCCGAGTGTCCGGGCCGGTCGGCACAGCGCCAGACCGATCGCCCCGGCGGTGGCGGCCGAGAGGGCGCGGGCGGCGCTGCTCGGCCGGAACCCGATCTCCGTGGCGATGGCCAGGATGCGCTGCCGGGTGGCCTCGGAGACGCCGGGCTGCCCGTTCAGCGCGTACGACACCGCACCCTTGGACACCCCGGCGCGTTGAGCGACGTCGGCGATTGTCGGCCGCTTCACCGGCGTGCTCCTCCACTTCCCGGCCGTTGACAGTCCGGAGTCCGAACCGTACCGTGGCTCAGCTTATCCGGTTCAGTCAGCGTCTTTCGATGCAGAAGGTGCGGGGAAATCGTGAGCCGACAGGCACTCTACGACGGCTGGACCCTGCGAGCGGCCCCCGGAGCGCAGGTGCCCGTGGCGGTCGCCGACCGGTCCGTGCCGGCGACCGTGCCCGGTTGCGTGCACACCGACCTGCTCGACGCCGGGCTGATCGCAGACCCCTACCTCGACGACAACGAGCACGCGGTGGCCTGGATCGGGCACACCGACTGGGTCTACCAGACCAGCTTCGTCCACCGGGCCGGCGACGACGACCGCGTCGACCTGGTCTGCGCCGGCCTGGACACCGTCGCCACGCTCACCCTCAACGGTGTCGAGGTCGGCCGCACCGCGAACATGCACCGCGGCTACCGGTTCGACGTCCGCCCGCTGCTCCGCGACGGTGCCAACGACCTGGTGGTCAGGTTCGACTCCGCGTACCGCTACGCCGAGGCGCAGCAGGAGCGGCTCGGCGACCGGCCGAACGCCTACCCGGAGCCGTTCCACTTCATCCGCAAGATGGCCTGCAACTTCGGCTGGGACTGGGGGCCGACCCTGGTCACCGCCGGCATCTGGCAGGAGATCAGCCTGCACGCGTGGTCGACGGCCCGGCTGGCCACCGTTCGTCCACTCGTCACCATGGACGGCCGTGACGGTCGGGTCGAGGTGCACGTCGACATCGAGCGGGTCGCGGACGTCCCGCTGACCGTCCGCGCCGCCGTCGCCGGCGTCCGCGCCGAGGTCGTCGTCCCGGCCGGGCAGCGCACGGCCGTGCTGGCCCTCACCGTCCGCGAGCCCGCGCTGTGGTGGCCCCGGGGGTACGGCGACCAGGCGCGCCACCCGATCGAGGTGACACTGCACGCGCCGGGCGGCGACACCCTGGACAGCTGGTCGCACCGGATCGGTTTCCGCACGGTACGGCTGGACACCACCCCCGACGAGCACGGCACCCCGTTCGTGCTGTCGGTGAACGACGTCCCGGTCTTCGTCCGCGGGGTCAACTGGATCCCCGACGACGTGTTCCCCACCCGGATCACCCGGGGCCGGCTGGCCGAGCGGTTCGACCAGGCCACCGCCGCCAACGTCAACCTGTTGCGGGTCTGGGGTGGCGGCCGGTACGAGTCGGCGGACTTCTACGACCTCGCCGACGAGCGCGGGCTCCTCGTCCAGCAGGACTTCCTCTTCGCCTGCGCCGCGTACCCGGAGGAGGAGCCGTTCGGCACCGAGGTGGCCGCCGAGGCCACCGAGCAGGTGACCCGGCTCGCTCCGTACCCGTCGCTGGTGCTCTGGACCGGCAACAACGAGAACATCTGGGGCTGGCACGACTGGGACTGGCAGCAGGACCTCGACGGGCGTACCTGGGGGCGCGGCTACTACCTCGACGTGCTGCCCCGGATCGTCGGCGAGCTGGACCCGACCCGCCCGTACTGGCCGGGCAGCCCCTGGTCGGGCACCGAGGCGATCCACCCCAACGACCCGGCGCACGGCACCACCCACATCTGGGATGTGTGGAACACCGACGACTACACCAGGTACCGGCAGTACGTCCCACGCTTCGTCGCCGAGTTCGGCTACCAGGCCCCACCGGCGTACGCGACGCTGCGCCGGGCGTTGAGCGACGAACCCCTGGCGCACGACTCACCGGGCATGGCACACCACCAGAAGGCGGCCGACGGCGACGCCAAGCTCCAGCGTGGCCTCGACGCGCACCTGCCGGCCCCGGCGGACTTCGACGACTGGCACTACCTGACACAGCTCAACCAGGCCCGCGCGATCCAGCTCGGGGTGGAGCACTTCCGCTCGCACCGGGGTGTCTGCGCGGGCACCATCGTCTGGCAGCTCAACGACTGCTGGCCGGTGACCTCCTGGTCGGCCGTCGACGGCGACGGCCGCCGCAAACCCCTGTGGTACGCGCTGCGCCACGCGTACGCCGATCGGCTCCTCACCGTGCAGCCCCGCGACGGCGGCCTGGCGCTGGTGGCGGTCAACGACGGTGGTACACCCTGGCGGGCGTCGGCGTCGGTGACCCGGTGCACGCTCACCGGGGCGCCGAGGGCGAAGACCTCGGTCGACCTCGACGTCCCGGCGTACTCCTCGGTGGTGCTGGCGCTGCCGGCGGACCTGGCCCGGCCGGACGACGGCCGCCGCGAGGTGCTGGTCGCGGAGGCCGGTGGCACCGCGGAGCGCGCGCTGTGGTTCTTCGCCGAGGACCGGGAGGTGGACTGGCCGGCGGCGGCCTGGGACGCCACGGTCGAGCCGGCCGACGGCGGGCAACGGGTCCGGGTCACCGCCCGCACCGTGCTGCGCGACCTGACGCTCTTCCCGGACCGCCTCGACCCGACGGCATCCGCGGACAAGGCCCTGGTCACCCTGCTGCCGGGCGAGTCGACCACCTTCACCGTACGCGCGGACACCGCGCTGGACCCGGCGGCGCTGACCGGCCGTCCGGTGCTGCGCTGCGTCAACGACATCCGCCAACGCTAAGCCGACCCCCTCGTTCGAGCAGCGGCTCATCGGGCGACCCGATCACTTCCCTGTTCGGACACGATCATCGCGTAGCGCGGCGATGATCTGGCCGACGGAAGTGGAGGGGTTTGGCAAGTGCCTGCTCGAACAGGTCGGTGGACAGGTTGGGAACCGCGCCGTAGTTGCCGTTCAAGTAACGGCGCTGACGGTTCTCGCCTTCCTTACGGGGCTTGAAATCGGTCAGCGGGTACAGCGAGGACGCACCCTCGTCGTCTTTCTCCACGAACCAGATTTCGTCGCGGCGCAGGATCTCCTCCCCGTCGAGGGTGCCGAGAAGGGCGGCGTCGTGACTGGTGAAGATGAGTTGGCTGCCCAGGGGGTTCGCCTGCGGGCTACGGAACAGGCTGACGAGCTTCGCGGTGAGCACCGGATGCAGGCTGGCGTCGATCTCGTCGATCAGCATCGTGGCACCAGTGCGCAGCATCGTGGCGGCGTGCAGGCCCAGGGTCAGTAGTCGCTGTGTGCCGGTCGACTGGTTCTGTAGGTCGAGCAGCGCGAGACCGTGCGGTCCCTGGTGCGCGAACAGGATGACGGGTGGGCGCCGGGCTCCCGCCATGGCCTTTTTCACCCGGGCTCTCATGCCCTGGGTCGACGATTCGGCCCAGGCGGAATGGTCGTCGGCTGGATCCGAGAGAACGACGACGTCGACAACCCCAACATCGGCGGCCTGCAACAGGTCCACCGCGAGCCGGCGTGCCTCGTCGGCGTCTGATTGGCCGATGCGGATGAGGGCGGACAGCCCAGGGGTGGGGTCAGTGACTTGGCCCATCAGGTAGAACCACCGATAGGTGTCGTGCAGCGGCTGCGGGTCTGCCGGGTCCGACTGGGGGCGGCTGTGACCAAAGCGGGCGACCGTGCTGAGGAAAAGGGCTGTCGGAGCGGTGATGCCGGCGATCTGCTCCAGGTCGTTACGTCGGCCCGTCTCCTCGCCCCAGGAGAAGGTGTCGCCGTCCCGCTCGAACACGCGCCGCCTGCGCCCAACCGGATAGTGGTAGAGCCATTCCTCCAGCACCCGGTCGTCGTCGATCGTGAAGCCGTAGGTGTGCCGGACGCCGCCGAGCAGAAGGTCGACGACATAGCGTGACGGCTGGGTGGCGAATTCCGGATCCAACCCGAACGGCTCTCGGTGCAGACCCAGGCCAGGCTCGACCGCGCGGTCGGATTCCACGACGGTCTGCCGCATGAACGCCAACGCGCCGAGGCAGTTTGACTTGCCAGAGGCGTTGGCCCCGAAGATGCCGACGACCTGAACCGCCTGTGGGGCTGGCTCGTCGGCCGAGGCCCCGTCCCCGTAGACGGGCGTCAGGTTGAGCTGGTGCTCGTCGCGGAACGATCGGTGGTTGGCGAAGCGGAAACTCAGCAGCATCGTTCGTGTGCCCCTAGTTCGTGGGGTGTTACAAGCGCATCCCTGCGAGTAAACCACGGGAAGACGATCCAAAGCCCGTTGCGGGCACGTGCAGACTTGTCTGGCACGGGTCAGCGATTGCAGATTTCTTCAAGTGATAAAGTCTTCGCATCGATAGGGAGAGGTGTTCATGTCGGTCCCGCTGTATCAGGCGAAGGCGGAACTTTTCCGCACCCTCGGGCACCCGGTGCGCATCCGGGTCCTCGAACTCCTCCAGGACGGACCGAAACCGGTACGTGACCTGCTCGCCGTGATCGAGGTCGAGGCATCCAACCTCTCCCAGCAACTCGCCGTGCTGCGCCGCGCCGGGATGGTCACCTCACACCGCGATGGTCCCCTCGTCATGTACGCGCTCAGCACCCCGGACGTGGCCGACCTGCTGGCCGCCGGGCGGCGGATCCTCGGCGCGGTCCTCACCGACCGGGACGGCCTCCTCGACGAGCTGCGCGCCACCGGCGCGGACAGGTGAGCGGCGTCATCCCCGTCGCCCGCGAGCGGCTGCTCGGGCTACTGCCCGGCCGAGCCGACTGGGCGGCCGTCCGTCGCTCCCCGCGCCGGGACCTGCTGGCCGGGCTCACCGTGGCGGTGGTGGCGCTGCCGCTGGCCCTGGCCTTCGGCGTCACCTCCGGTCTCGGTGCCGAGGCCGGGCTGATCACCGCTGTGATCGCCGG contains these protein-coding regions:
- a CDS encoding GGDEF domain-containing phosphodiesterase, which translates into the protein MLLAYPFRVLVPRRAAPEAATCLAVVLLLLAGAADLVPTSVVIALAVGAGATLAGLRLSRLAARRGTDPTPRVAGGLLDAAVVAAGLTAVVLPLADPGHTLAVPIGSLVVAALSTTGLYRLPGRSRPAASVRLRWLVESTGPTIGLALAGWLLLPRDGLSAPVRLAAVLVLGGLGMAAVNAFAGPRRRSAAALCRGGVLLTLGGLVLLATVPSAVAGRAALLAVPPLVFGMVLVAVGAAGAVEDAEPAEPVAAAWPRSVLPAAVLLLASGLHLGAGRAPDRTSVLLALAAVPPLVLRELLGAGDAPASVRRAAHRRPAGRALRRRRAAPAGWPGPPERRSDALEGVATTVGVDTWSGAHSRGWSGLTPRPGAAASGPPGDRAALLDALAAIGDVPAPAGALLLVDLHGTEGVGPTAREDVLAEAVHRARRVIAPDDLVTGCTASGFAVVTAAGPVLAYELGTRLLSALNPPYRLAGVMLRVQTSIGLAEVSGTGPADVLRQAELARRRAVQLGRDRVEWYDAFLEEQLVRRLDLERELPGAVARGELDLVYQPVVDLADGQPVGAEALLRWRSPVLGTVLPVELLPVAEDLDLVGELEWWVLDRACRQLSDWSVGVRELWMAVNVTTRELTTPDFVQRLAAVLAAYGVPPERLVVEVSEPRVAGDLPTVVARLAGLRSLGVRTALDDFRAEHASLAQLRRLPIDLLKVGPELVGARPDGQPPLIDVVVNVGERLGVELVAEELESSTQVEGARRGGCRYGQGFALARPATAERVEAYFEEFPSASR
- a CDS encoding glycoside hydrolase family 2 protein, which translates into the protein MSRQALYDGWTLRAAPGAQVPVAVADRSVPATVPGCVHTDLLDAGLIADPYLDDNEHAVAWIGHTDWVYQTSFVHRAGDDDRVDLVCAGLDTVATLTLNGVEVGRTANMHRGYRFDVRPLLRDGANDLVVRFDSAYRYAEAQQERLGDRPNAYPEPFHFIRKMACNFGWDWGPTLVTAGIWQEISLHAWSTARLATVRPLVTMDGRDGRVEVHVDIERVADVPLTVRAAVAGVRAEVVVPAGQRTAVLALTVREPALWWPRGYGDQARHPIEVTLHAPGGDTLDSWSHRIGFRTVRLDTTPDEHGTPFVLSVNDVPVFVRGVNWIPDDVFPTRITRGRLAERFDQATAANVNLLRVWGGGRYESADFYDLADERGLLVQQDFLFACAAYPEEEPFGTEVAAEATEQVTRLAPYPSLVLWTGNNENIWGWHDWDWQQDLDGRTWGRGYYLDVLPRIVGELDPTRPYWPGSPWSGTEAIHPNDPAHGTTHIWDVWNTDDYTRYRQYVPRFVAEFGYQAPPAYATLRRALSDEPLAHDSPGMAHHQKAADGDAKLQRGLDAHLPAPADFDDWHYLTQLNQARAIQLGVEHFRSHRGVCAGTIVWQLNDCWPVTSWSAVDGDGRRKPLWYALRHAYADRLLTVQPRDGGLALVAVNDGGTPWRASASVTRCTLTGAPRAKTSVDLDVPAYSSVVLALPADLARPDDGRREVLVAEAGGTAERALWFFAEDREVDWPAAAWDATVEPADGGQRVRVTARTVLRDLTLFPDRLDPTASADKALVTLLPGESTTFTVRADTALDPAALTGRPVLRCVNDIRQR
- a CDS encoding PH domain-containing protein — protein: MSKPDTVRFRYNQAILVAAIIAVVGALPLANARAYLLPVLLVPLAVAVWAWRAGTDADARELRVRALAGQRRISWERVVELTTDQRGRAVARLDDGSQVTLPAVRGADLPRLVAATGQTLPDAPADAPGQ
- a CDS encoding ArsR/SmtB family transcription factor; the protein is MSVPLYQAKAELFRTLGHPVRIRVLELLQDGPKPVRDLLAVIEVEASNLSQQLAVLRRAGMVTSHRDGPLVMYALSTPDVADLLAAGRRILGAVLTDRDGLLDELRATGADR
- a CDS encoding AAA family ATPase, yielding MLLSFRFANHRSFRDEHQLNLTPVYGDGASADEPAPQAVQVVGIFGANASGKSNCLGALAFMRQTVVESDRAVEPGLGLHREPFGLDPEFATQPSRYVVDLLLGGVRHTYGFTIDDDRVLEEWLYHYPVGRRRRVFERDGDTFSWGEETGRRNDLEQIAGITAPTALFLSTVARFGHSRPQSDPADPQPLHDTYRWFYLMGQVTDPTPGLSALIRIGQSDADEARRLAVDLLQAADVGVVDVVVLSDPADDHSAWAESSTQGMRARVKKAMAGARRPPVILFAHQGPHGLALLDLQNQSTGTQRLLTLGLHAATMLRTGATMLIDEIDASLHPVLTAKLVSLFRSPQANPLGSQLIFTSHDAALLGTLDGEEILRRDEIWFVEKDDEGASSLYPLTDFKPRKEGENRQRRYLNGNYGAVPNLSTDLFEQALAKPLHFRRPDHRRATR
- a CDS encoding LacI family DNA-binding transcriptional regulator; this encodes MKRPTIADVAQRAGVSKGAVSYALNGQPGVSEATRQRILAIATEIGFRPSSAARALSAATAGAIGLALCRPARTLGVEPFFMALISGVEAELSARSYALTLQVVADHDAEIAVYRRWWGERRVDGVLVCDLRTDDRRIPALEQLRLPAVVIGGPGGTGELASIWADDAAALTETVEYLVALGHRRIARVAGLPDLRHTEIRSDAFAAVRDRLGLVDAVTVWSDYTGEEGGRATRRLLSSANRPTAVIYDNDVMAVAGLSVAQEMGLTVPGDLSIVAWDDSPLCRLVHPPLTALGRDIPAYGAHAARQLLTVVAGQPAGRVQDETAHLTPRGSTAPPRGR